One Excalfactoria chinensis isolate bCotChi1 chromosome 13, bCotChi1.hap2, whole genome shotgun sequence genomic window, GGGGAAGCTTTAGGACTGACTAATTGGTTAGCAAGTCCCAGTCCATGCAGCTGTACTGGATGTATGCACCGTTTGGAAAGAGGTCAATACAACTGCTCCTCTCATAATGCCCATTTTAGTGCTAAAGAAACGGAGCGCTTCTCTCACTTTCTCATCTCGGGATGATCTGTCAGGCAGAAGGTACAATGACACAGCTGCACTCTGCTCTGAAGCAGCACAAATCAGAAGCCATCGCTaaaggagcaggagcagctttcatttcttgCCTGAGAGAGAGAGCGCGGATCTTTAGAGAGGCAAAAAAGATGGATATGTTTTTACACAAACTGATCAAACTACTTTTCATTCTAAACAAATGCAAGACTGACTGAAAGTCTCAGGTGTACTAATTTTCTTCAGCTAAGTCATCCAAGTGTACACCGTGAAGGTAGCAGCTAATAAAACAGTCACCCAGGAACATCAGAAgccattttccttccctgacAGGCCTTCACTTCTCCCAGCTAAGAGCAGGAGCACTTACAGTGACATCTGAAAGGACGTGTAAACATCATGAGACGAGCCAGCTCTGATATTCCCCCGCTGCCGCAGTCCTTCCTCCCGCACCCCCAGAAAGCTAACAAGGAGAACCAAACCTCCCGCCAGCCCTGCCTCAAAAGAGGAAATCTGCTCACTTGTTTCTTCTCCCACTGGGTTTCCTCTGCATATTTTTCCAGGCAGGATCAAACGTATCAGTTATAAGGGATGGAGCCTGGCAGAGACCCTTGGGGCACAGTTCAACGAATGGAGGCTGCACTACAGAATCGTCTCTGCACACTCACTGCTCTGTAAAGCACAAGGCAACACGGGACAGCAAACCTCGAGGAACCACCGTACAGACATTGCATTTCCATTTGTGCATCTTCATAATATCCTTCAGAGAAAAGGTTTTTGGTTTGTAATACCTTAACCACAACAACATGACCTTCAGTCTCTGTTATCAGTCAGAATCACCTAATTTCATACATCCTGTCATCCCTTCATTTCTAATTAGCATTTCTAGTAAGCATTAGCAAGGCAGTCTTACAACTGCTATAGTACAAGCTTCCAGTTTTTAAGCCAGTGCCAAGAGGTGAAAGCATGAACAGTTCCGGGCTGCAGAAGATGCACAGTCCAGCATTTCTGCTTTACGCTCCGTGATGCAGGCAGAAAACAGCTTGGTATCAACTCAGGGTACTTTGCAGTTATGCTTTGAGGCAGCCACAACTGTATTACTGTACAGCTTCTCAGCAAAGCGTGTGCCTGGTTGAAGgaatcactgcagcactgctactgctgctgcctTGCCATTGTATCCAGCCACGCTGCCTTCAGTTTAAGCCGCTGCTTACAATTCTGCTCTAATTAAAGACTGAAAGTTTAGCTGCAATTCTACATCTTCAGACACTTCATTTGCTAACCCACctgctttcctgtttgctttcaagACGGGATGAAATCACTCTTTGTACCCGTTTCGTTTCAGTCACTGGGCAACAGCAAGGGCACTGCGGGCAGCATGTTGGACACAACATCAAATCCAACAACGATCAGGCACCTTTTATAcctgctgcctttttttcctgaacactTCTTCACCCGCTGCAATTCGTGGGCAATTCCAGCTGCTGAGACCTGCTACCAAACAGTGCCCAGGGAAAAGCTGCATCAGAAACAAGCAACCCAGTAGGTGAAGgggaaaagcagacagaaactgctgtgtgctgcctaCTCCAGTAACATCATACATCAACCCTTCTTAAAGTTACCACCAGACTTCATTCCCTACTGAACTATGCTGACCAGGAGATCTGAATGGAAGAGGCTGTATTTAAGAAGCAGCTTGGAAATAATGAGAAGTGGGTAAGAACTGGGAAATAGAGGAAGAACCACCACAGAAATCATTACAGCTGAAGCGTAAGAGAAATTTAATCAAGTTCAGGGATaagaaagcaatgagaaaagaggaagaacagTTCAATAATGAGgtagaggggggaaaaaaaataacatgataTAGTTCTTAACCAGGTTTGAGACCTGAGCTGATGACTGTGGAAGAACAGGTTGGCTCTATAAAAATCAAGGCACCAACGCAAGTGTGAGCACCGGTATTTGTCAGAGAACCTACAAACAGAAACGTCCAGATGTGAAGCAATAAACACTTGTGAGACTGTAGAACAAACCTTTTATGAAAGGAAACACTGAGACTTGATATAGAAAGTGATGAAGTCAGTGGCAAGGAAAGAGGGCAAGAAAGCTGAACGAACACTCAAAGCAGATGTATCTTATTTAATGTGTAAGAAAGGATGAAATAGGCAGACAAATATGGATATGAGGTTAGAAAAATAATCCACAAGAACTAAATGGGATATCTGACACATAGGCCTGAGTGGAGATACAACAACCTTTGGTCAAGTAtgagagaaaagggagaggtGTCAAACCAGCAGCCTTTGGAATACATGAATGGAAGAGGCAGAGACGGCCCATGCAGATGAAATAAACTAGTTAGaagctggaggagaaagaaacacaactgaaaacaaagtgaagaaaaacagcaatttgTAATGAAAGTTGCTGAGACGTCAGGAGCAGAAAGAAGTTCCTTGTTTCTAAGCTTCATGAGCTTGCAATCATTTGTGGGGATCCTGTTCAGCTGGCAAGTACAAGAAAAGGCAACCAGGGAAGGTTCTGAAAGAGCCAGCAGGGGGAAGGAGATGAGCAACGATCCAAAACCAACGTTAGAAAGGAACATCCTGGGGAGAGAAACTactgaaaggagaaggaaactGCATGTGAGGGAACAGCGAACCGCATCAACACAAACGACAGCACAAGAGGAGGTGGGAACCTCCAAGGGAGGAatctgctcagtgctgagtTCATAATAGGAAGGAATCACAGCAATGAAGTTACGTGTAGtaaaaaataggaaatgttcttttttttcttaactccATGAAACTGTTTTTTGCCTCCCCTGTACTTCTTAATCTGAGGTACTTTTGTCCCAGTCTGAACTCAGATTTGCTTCTCAGTGGCTGCGCTGATCAACCATCCAACCCCACCTCATCTGAAATGCTGACATAAAAGGTTCAGGCTCCCCCAGAGGCgtacagctgctctgcatgtCCAGGAGCTCCTGCTACGTAACTTCTGCCATTCACCCCAGCACCAGATGTACTCCTAATGACAAGCAAGCAACATGCTGCATTTGGTGCAATAGAAATACATCATTCAAGAGGACACTCACTCAGCCTGAGGACTTGTGACCTCAGTATGCAATACAAGACCTGTTATAAAGCACTAGAAAGCTGTTCTATCTGTTGTCCTGGCAATTTCATATCTTCacaccagagctgctgggaagcaTAAAGTATTTGGTATGAAAACTGGAATAGCAGCCTGAAATCTAGCATCCTCTGCCATCCAAGAGAACAGACTAAGTAATTTAACAGCATTATTTACCTCAAACTTTTGTACATAGCTCTCGGGAAGCAGTTTATATACACAGAAGCCTGGCCTGATCTGTCATGAACCGAGCTTAACTTTTACACAGATAGGGAAGGGCCATGACAATTTCTGCTCCATGAGaacagctggaggcagagcaCCTCTAGTTTCAACAGAGGGAACTTAAAGGCGCTTAGATACAGCATGAAGTGCTCAGCACGAACACTTGTatctgagaaggaaaagcacaacTTTGCAGATATTGCTATTGCGACAGGAAGCAAATGGGTGAAAGAGAGAAGTGCAGTTTTCCATGGGCATCCACAGCATTCAGAGAGATTCTCCAAGCGTGGAGGTCCCTCCATCAGCTGCTTGCTGGTGACGCATGGCGAAAGCATGGCACTACAAATAGAAGCATATAAGCTTTGACACTGAAAACAGATTACATCCTTGCAATCATTAACAGGAGAAGAACAGTCTTCAACTGAGAGGTTTTCTATCCCACAGAGCGTTACAGGGCTCTGTGCTCATCTCCCTCATCTCACAGAGTAAAACTGTGCTGCTGACCTCACCCTGCGACCCCCAGCAGAGGAAGCTGCTTTGGCAGTAAGCTCAGGATGCTCCTGTTAGAATTACTTCCCCTACCTTGTTACGGCAGTGGGAAACCTGTCACAGTACCATATCCACAAGAATGCTAAATGGCAACGAGGGCTACCACAGTAATTCATGCTATCAAATAAATACACTGACGAAGGCTCAGCCAGGTCAGTGAGCTAAATGGACAAGCAAGACGTTCTCTCCTCGAATAAAAATCTGGTTTATGTGACGTGTGAACACCTGTTGATAATCCACTTTGGGCCTCCTTTTCCTCCGTGCCTGGCTTCTTGTGCGGgtaccaccagcagcagcacccgcTGTGTGAGCAGTCCCGCTGCCCACATCAGCTTCACCTCTGACAGCCAGATGCAAACTGTCTCCTGGCACCTTCTTTTCTCCACCTCTGCCCAAGCGTTTCTGCTTCTCACGTTCATCTTCTTCTCTCCCTCGTCCTGATCCAACTTTCCATCCAGGTGTCTGAGAGTCATTTGTCAGGGCTAGCTCCCCTGATACAGTCTTTGAGTCAGCTCCCTTCTTCCCGGAGGCATCTTGAAGCTTGAGTCTGTCAAACAGCTGTAAAGGAACATTTCTGTACGTGACCACTCATCAAACAAGGAAAACCTTTCGTTCTGCACTTCTGTGTGGTATTTGAGTACACGGTCCCCAAACGGTTCTCATAATATTCAACGAATGAAGAATCTTTACCAGAAATAAATACTATGATAGCATGCTTTGTTGCCAAAATCATGGTGAGACATCAGGTAAATAGATCTCCTGTAGGTACATAAGCATATTTACACAGTAATCCAGGAATGTGGGGAGCAATACTGACATGCAGTAGCATTTAACTACAGTCAGGTACAACAGAAAGCTACTAAGTTACTCTGTTAGCTCACTTGTAACCTCTCGTAATGCTGCCAAATAGAGAGGTTTCCATCCTTGTGCACTCAAATCACGAGTGCAGAAAGTGCTTTTGTACCAAACTAGGTAGGGCATAAAATGCCAGATTTATGCTGGATTCACACTGGCTGTCAGAGGGTAGAAAACGTGGTAGTGTAAAGCCAGACAGCACAGAACAAACCAGTCAAGAACCAGGCACTGAGCTTAGTGACGATCAGCATATTGTACCAAGCAGTGACAGCAATTATGATCTGGTATTGGAATTTCTAAAGCAGAACATCAGTAACACTGAACTATGGCCAAAGTACTTCCAGAAGGACAGAAAaccttatttttcagttcaagCCATTTTAGAGCCCTCTGTAGTAAGAGGAGGTAAAACAACTGTAAGCACAGTTTTCCAGTCAGCATTCCTCTCCCACTACACTGCAAAATGAGAAACTCAAGACATTAGAATGGCAGAGGTTACCCACCCGGGTCAGCGAGAGCTGAGGTTCTGCATAGAAAGCTTTGCCCAGTACTGGCTTCCTGTATGTCTCATCCACATCCGTCAGGGCCTGGAAGAACATTAAAGACATGGAAAGTACAAAATCAAAAGAAGACACAGAGAGTCCAGGCCAACTTTGTCTCACAGCATTATGAAATGATGTTCTAATGAAGAGAAAATCCACCCTAGGAGCAAGATGTGCTTTGGAGATGGCTTTGTGTCATCTGAGTTCTACCAAGGTATAAAAGTACCAGCAAAGCCCAGCGCTTATCCTGCGTTACTTACAAACTCTTTCTGAGCCCTGCTTGCAAAATCCTTCTGgttttttcctatttccaaGCTTTTCACAGCCCTAGGCTCACAAATTTGTAATGGTTCCTTTCACAGCCACCATCTCGAAGAGGTACACGTGGTAGAACGGAAGGGGAAGCTTCTTCACTGACATGCAAAAGCAACTTATCAGCAAAAGACATCAGAGGAATCTTCAGAAGCTCCTGGTATTCCTCATATCCCACCTTCCTGGGTTCTTATATAAAACCTTTTAGGTTCTTGGGTACTCTTCAGcatccctccatccccaccTAACACCCATCAAGCAGCTGGGGGCAGCCAGACACGCCAACCCGACACCACGCGCCACTGAGGCTGAAACCCAGCACTGAGTGCCAAAGCATGCAAGATTTAGGGCCCACAACATCACATCAGACTTCTATAAACACCATTTGCTTAAACCTGTCACAAATGTCAAGCTTTCAGCGTTGCAGCTATAAATGAAGCTAATTACCATGTTCCAGAACTTGTCAAATGCAACCAAGAAGCCCGTGCAGACCCCGCGGAGCCCCTTGAAAGTGCGGATGTGGACGTTGATTTTGACCCCATCTCGGACACAGCGGTGGAGCTCCCCCAGCGGGCTGCCTTCGTGCactaaaacagaaagagaacagcGTTGGTCTTCAACAGAACACATCCATAAGAGATGTATGGGGAAAATATTATCGACCTAAATCACTTTTTGTTATGATGTTCAGATCCAATGCCTTCTTTCCAtatctgctgctgaagaaagCTGGTGTGAACCAACACGAGCTGCTTCCTCAACTCCTAGCTTTGAAGTGAGGTCAAGCAGAGACTTCCTCCAACCCAAGTGACAACAAACCGAAGCACAGGTGACACACTCACTCCATCAGAGCGACG contains:
- the LSM11 gene encoding U7 snRNA-associated Sm-like protein LSm11; the encoded protein is MEEDEGAAGGAEQRQPRRRPGAERSPSPSRLDVSSSRFDPLLALYSADTPLPFPAAPCFNNLAEYESFQRGLLRPRGLRGPSVRRGTSVGRSARRGPPAADPERIQRLRSLMVNAGTEQGTARRRRAPRNVLTRMPLHEGSPLGELHRCVRDGVKINVHIRTFKGLRGVCTGFLVAFDKFWNMALTDVDETYRKPVLGKAFYAEPQLSLTRLFDRLKLQDASGKKGADSKTVSGELALTNDSQTPGWKVGSGRGREEDEREKQKRLGRGGEKKVPGDSLHLAVRGEADVGSGTAHTAGAAAGGTRTRSQARRKRRPKVDYQQVFTRHINQIFIRGENVLLVHLAH